GTTGTCGCGCGAATCGATGATGGATCATCAGCCACTCGAATGGTCCTGGCCCCGGCGCTGCGCCCGGCGAGCACATCGCGCTCCGCATCGCCCACCATCCAGCACTGCGCGAGGTCAAGGTCGAGGTCGCGCGCCGCAGCGAGCAGCATGCCGGGGGCGGGCTTCCGCCAAGGATGCTCGCGCCGATAGCGGGGAACGACTCCTTCGGGGTGGAAAGGGCAGTGGTAGAACGCGTCGAGCACGCGCGGAAGGCCCGTCGCTTCGCAGAGTTGGCGCTCGAGTTCCGCGTGCACGCGATCGACGGCCGCTTCGTCATAGGCACCGCGCGCGACACCACCCTGATTGGTCACCACCACGAGGGCCCATCCTGCTGTGCAGAGGAGCGCACAGCCGCGCGCGACTTCCGCGAGGAGACGCACGCCCGCGGCGTCACCAAGGTCGGCGTCGTTGTCGACGAGCGTGCCGTCCCGATCGAGGAAGACCGCGCGGCGCACGCCTCAGACCACCACCGCAGGTTGAGTCGACGAATCGGTCCGGCGGGTCGCATCGCCGAAGTTGGTTCCGAGGGCCCGCGCCGCAGCGACCAGCGGATGATCAAGCGGCACCAAGCGCTGCTTGTTCGCGGAGACGAGCAGATCGACATCGCAGAAGACATTGCCCTGCCGCGCGATCATGCGACCATGCTTGCCGCTCATGAGGGCTTCGATCGCCATGAACCCGAAGTGCGTTCCGAGCACGCGATCCGCCGGAATCGGCGTGCCGCCGCGCTGCACATGACCGAGCACCGTGGTGCGAGTCTCAACGCCGATGCGCGCCTGAATCTCGCGCGCCACGAACGCACCGATGCCTCCGAGGCGCACCGGGTCCGGGCTGAGCGTGTCGATCATGGCGACGATCTGCTCGCCGCCGGCAGCGCGGGCGCCTTCGGCCACCACGACGATCGCGAAGCCGGGGCCATTCGTCATGCGCCGGTCGATCTCTGACACGATCGCGTCGAAGGAGAAGGGGATCTCGGGCATCAGGATGACATCGCTGCCGCTGGCGACCCCCGAGGTGAGCGCGATCCAGCCTGCGTTGCGACCCATCACTTCGCAGACCATCACGCGGTGATGGCTGTCGGCGGTCGTGTGAAGGCGATCGAGCGCCTGTGTCGCCGTATCGACGGCCGTCAGGAAGCCGAAGGTGATCTCGGTGCCGACGAGATCGTTGTCGATCGTCTTGGGCACGCCGATCACATTGATGCCGCTCTCGACGAGGTGCTTCGCGGCGCTCATCGTGCCATCGCCGCCGATGACGATGACAGCATCAAGTCCATGGGCTCTCACCGTCGCCACGCAGCGATCGGTGACATCACCGAAGAGGACTTCGCCCTGCGCATCCTTGCCGACCGGGTGACGCTTGGGATTGCAGCGATTGTTCGAGCCGAGGATGGTGCCGCCGCGCGTCAGGATGCCCGAGACATCGCTCGCGGTCAGGCGTCGCACACGATCTTCGACGAGTCCGAGCAGCCCATCCTCGATCCCATGGACCTCGATGCCGTGCTGGAAGATCGCCGTCTTGGTGACCGCTCGAAGGACTGCATTCAGCCCGGGGCAGTCGCCACCGCCGGTGAGAACGCCGATTCGACGAATGCCCGATGGAGGTGTCATTGAAGTGGGCGAAGTGTATCTCGCGCCGATACGATGACGCGCTCCTCCGATCAGAGTGCCCGGCGTGCACCATGTCGGGGTGACATGGAAGGGCCACGGATTGAGCGAAGCACCCAGGAAGTCAGACGACGGTCAGGCGGGCGAGACGGCGTCGGAAGTGTCCGTCCTCGTCGCGGCCCGGCGAGCCAAGCTTGAGGCGTTGCGGCGTGACCTCGGCATCGAGCCTTACGGACAGCGCGTCGACGGTCTGGTGGACCTCGCCACCGCGCGATCGCGCTTCTCCGAGGCCGATCACCACGCCCACACCGAGGCGGTCGCCGCCGCGAAGAACGCCGCTGGCGCGCCTGGCAGCGTTGCGGCGGCGATCAGCGATCCGCGCCAGGTGGTGAAGGTCGCCGGCCGCATCATGCAGCATCGCGACCTCGGAAAGCTCATCTTCATCTTCCTGCGCGATCACAGCGGCGATCTCCAAGTGTCGATCTCGCGCAACGAGGTGGATGCCGCGGCGTGGGAACTGGCGAAGCACCTCGATTACGGTGATCTGGTGGTGGCGGAGGGGCCGATCGGCCGGACCAACAAGGGCGAAATCTGCGTCTGGGCGAAGTCGCTCTCGATGCACGCGAAGTCGCTCGTTCCACCTCCTGAGAAGTTCCATGGACTCAGCGATCCCGAGATCCGCTATCGGCGTCGCGCCATGGACATGTACGCGAACCCGGAGACGATGCGCACCTTCGCGCTGCGCTCGCGTCTCGTCACCAGCGTGCGACGCTTCATGAGTGAACGCGGCTACCTCGAAGTCGAGACGCCGATGATGCAGCCGATCGCCGGTGGTGCCGCGGCTCGGCCGTTTGTGACGCATCACAATGCGCTGGGGATTCCGCTCTTCCTGCGCGTGGCGCCGGAGCTCTATCTGAAGCGGCTGCTGGTCGGGGGGATGCCGAAGGTCTTCGAGATCAACCGCAACTTCCGCAACGAAGGCGTCGATCGAAGCCACAACCCCGAGTTCACGATGATGGAGGCGTATCAGGCCTTCGGCGACTGCTGGACCATGCTCGAGCTCACGGAGAGCCTGATTCATGAACTCGCGGTCGAAGTGGCGTCACTCGGGCGAGAGGCGCCGGATGGCGCCAAGGCGGTGGCCGAGGGCGATGGTCCCGTGCTGCCCTTCGGCGATCTTCAGATCAACTACGCGCGGCCCTTCACCCGAGTGAAGTACGGGGAGCTCTTTGAACGACAGTTCGGTTTCCCCATGGAGGATGAGCGTGCGGTTCGGGCCGAAGCGCAGCGGCGCCATGTGAGCGACGCGGCGAGGAAGGATCACTGGTTCCTCGTCGATCAGCTCTTTGAAGACCACGCCGAGCACCTCGTTGATCGAGCGAGGCCGACCTTCATTACCGACTACCCCTCGGCGATCTCTCCGCTGACTCGACCGAACCGCGCGGTGCCGCACCTTGCCGAGCGTTGGGATCTCTTCATCGCAGGCATGGAGATCGGCCCGGCCTACACCGAGCTCAACGATCCCGACATCCAGCTCGCGAAGTTCACCGAGCAACTGGCGGGCATTGATGAGGAAGCGCAGACCTTCCGCTCGCTCGATGAGGACTTTCTCGAGGCACTGCGCGTCGGCATGCCGCCGGCGGGCGGGCTCGGTCTCGGCATTGATCGAGTGGTCATGCTGCTTGCGAACCAGCCCTCGATCCGCGATGTGATTCTCTTCCCGCTGATGAGGCCGCAATGATCGGACACCGGCTGCGGCGTCGAGCGGCGCGGCTGGCATGGGGGGGGGGCGCGGGCCAGAGGGTGGCGCCCGCTGGCGGCGTGATCGCGGCGAAGGTGCGCCTCGTGTTCTTGGTTGGCATGGTGGGCATGGTGTGCACGGCGTTCATGCTCTCGGCGGCGGCGCGCGCGATGGACTCCGGGCGAACGCATGCCACCGCGGAGGATCAGGCGACCGTCGAGTGGACGATCACCAGCGATCGCTGGTATCGCTTCACGCTCAACGACGAACCCTGCGGTTCCATGCGCATCACCACGCAGACCTCGGCCGATGGTGCCCTTCGGCGCAGCGCGTCGGAACTCCGCATGCGCTTCCGTCGGGCGGGGTCGGTGGTGTCGATGACGCTCTCCTCGTGGTTCGAAGAGACCGCGAGTGGTCAGCCGCGACAGGCGATGTCGCGACAGGCCATGGGTGATCAGCCGGTCGAGCAGCACTTCCGCTTCGACACGGAGGATCGAAACAGGGTCACGGTCCGCTCGACGCAGGATGGTCGAAGCCGAGAGTCGACGCTGACGCTGGCCCCCGACGGCTGGCTCACGCCGCTCGTGGCCGATCGCGTGGCCGCCTCGAGGCGGAGCGCCAACAGCCGCGAGTTCACCGTCACCACGGTCGATCTCAGCGCCGGGATTCAGGTCGTCGAGCGCCGCGCCCGCCTCAGCGGGGAGCGCCGCGCCCGTCTCGGCGATCGCGAGATCCCCGTGACGGTGTGGGAGGTGACTGACTCACTCAATCAGGTGCCCTCTGTCGAGGAGTGGTCGAGTGACGGTGTGCTCATGCGCAGCGTGCTCGTGATGCCGCTCGGTCGCGTCGAGGCGACGCTCGTCGAGAAGGCCGAGGCGGACGCAGCCCTGAAGGGCGCCGCGGCGGAGGTCATGGTGTCGACGCTGGTGCGCCCCGATCGTCCGATTCGAGACGCCTCCGGTGTGGCGATGGCGCGCTTCCGCATTCGAACGATCGACGGTGCTGCGATTGAGCTTCCCGAGAGTGGAGCGCAGCGCGTGAGTCGCCTCGCGCCGGACCAGGTGGAGGTGACGGTCGATGAGCGCCTCGCGTCGCCCCCGTCGGAAGAGGATCGACTCTCGGAGCGTTACCGGCGCGCATCGGTGATGATCGACTCGGACGATGAGGCGATCCAATCGCTCGCCACGCGCACCCTTCGGTCGCTTCGCCAAGCCGATGACGAGCGCCGCGTCGAGGCGCTGCGAAGCGCTGTCTATCGGCATATCCGGCGCAAGGGGCTCGACTCCGCCTTCGCGACGGCCTCGGAGACGGTCCGGAGTCGATCGGGTGATTGCACCGAACATGCGGTGCTGCTCGCGGCGCTGCTGCGCGCCGAGGGCATTCCTGCCCGCGTCGTCATGGGGCTGGTCTACTGCCAGGAGTTCGCGGGAGAGCGCGATGTCTTCGGCTGGCACATGTGGACGCAGGCGCTGCTTGAGCGCGGATGGGTTGATTTCGATGCGACTCTTCCCGCGGGGCTCGCCTTCCACGGCGGCCACATTGCCAGCGGAGTCAGCGCACTCGAGCATGGCGCGGTCGACTCCGAATGGGTGAACTTGCTTGGCCTGCTCGGAAACCTCCAGATCGAGGTCATCGAGACGGAGCGGCGCGACGGCCGTCGATCGCCATGATGAACGAGGCGCCACGCTCCCAACGGCCGGCCAAGGAGTCGTTGGCAGCCGACATCGCACCGGCTCTTCGCCCGCCGGAACTGCCCGCGCGCGACCCGCATGGACACAAGGGAACCTTCGGCACTGTTGTGGTCATCGGCGGACAGGCCGCGGCACCGCGCGTCATGCTGGGCGGGCCCGCCTTGACGGCGCGGGCGGCCTTTCGTGCAGGGTGCGGCTTGGTGGCGCTGGCGATGCCCGAGGCGATCCTGCGCGAAGCGCTCGCGGTGGTTCCCGAGGCGACCGGTGTGGCGCTCCCCTGCGGGGGAGATGGCGCCATCGAACCTGCGCGCGCCGCCGAAGTGATCGATCCGCACCTCACCTCCGCGCAGGCCATTGCCATCGGTCCCGGGTTCGGCTCGGCGACTCCGCAGCAGCAGGTGGTGATGCGCCTCATCTCCGCGGACCTTCCACCGATGGTCATCGATGCCGATGCGCTCAACTGCCTGAGCGAGGTTGAACGCTTCGATCTCGACTTCCGAGCGAGCGCGATCCTGACGCCGCACCCGAAGGAGTTCGCGCGACTGGCGCAGCGCCTCGATCTCGGCCTCTCACCCGACGACGCCATCGAGCCCGCGAGACGACCCGACGCCGCGGCACGGCTCGCGCAGAGGCTCGGTGCCGTGGTCATCCTGAAGGGCGCTCCGACCGTGGTGAGCGACGGTCTTCGAACTTGGACCGCCAGCACGGTGAACCCGGCGCTCGCAACTGGCGGAAGCGGCGATGTGCTGACCGGAATTGCGGCATCGTTCGTCGCGCAGTTCCACCGCGCGGGCGTCAAGGCTCCAGTGCCGCGATCGACGGCGAGCGCGGCGACCGGCATCGCACGCCCCGGGTCGGCCTCGAACACGCTCGACCTTTTCGAGTGCGCACGGCTCGCCGTTTGGGCGCATGGTCGGGCGGCGGATCATTGGGCAGCGCGGCATGGCAGCGCCGGACTCCTTGCGCACGAGCTGGCCGACCTTGTCCCCGATGTGCTCGCCGAGGAGCGCCGCTCACCGAGCGGCTTGACCGGCCCCGCTCACTGACACGGGCCCCAACCCCCGAGGACCTGCGCGATGTCGGCGCCGTTGACCTGACCGTCGCGATTGACATCGCCGGGAATACCGGGCATGCCGGTCGAACCCCAGGCGCCGAGCACGATTGCGAGGTCCGCTCCATCGATCATGCCATTGTGATTCAAGTCGGCGGCGCAGAGCAATCCTGAGGGAGCAATGGTGATGGTGCGGTTGAGGGCCACATTCGTCAGTGTCGTCTCGGCGCCGGTCGGCCACCTGACGGTGACTTCCTCCGCCACGGCGGCGGAGCCGAGACCGAAGTGCGCCGAGAACTCGGAAGTCCCGAGGAAGCTCGCACCCGCGTCGATCATGCGCACGCGCGTCACGCCGTTGGTCACCACGCGCACCATCGCGCCGATGCCATCGGGGGCGATCCCCGGGGCGCCCTTCGGATCGAGGAAGACGCGCAGCCACGCCGTCGTCGGCCCATGCTGGAGATCGTTGCGAAGGAGCGTGAGCACTCCGTTGAAGCGGAAGATGAGCACATCCTGGTCGCCGTCGTTGTCGTAGTCGAAGCGAAGGAGTGCTCGCCCCTTCTGGACGAAGTTGAAGTTGGTGGCCGCGGCGCTCTCGGTGAAGGTCCCGTTGCCGTTGTTCAGCCAGAGTCGTGCAGGGATGTTGTAGAAGGGGCTGTTCGGCTGCGCATCGCCACCCACCTCGGCGATGTCCTCCCACCCGTCGTGATCGAAGTCGACTCCGACGGCGCCCCACGCGTAGCCGCCATCGAAGGTGCCCGCGGTGCCGGAGATCTCGGAGAAGGTGTGATTGCCGAGGTTTCGATAGAGCTTGTTGCCCGTCCAACCGAAGCTCGGCCCATAGATGCTGGTCACATGCCAATCGAGGCGACCATCGTTGTCGATGTCGAGAAGCGCCTGCCCCATGCCATTCTCTTCATCGCCCGTGCCGCTCGCGTCGGTGACATCGGTGAAGGTGCCGTTGCCGTTGTTGCGGAAGTAGCGGCTGCCGATGAAGCCGCTCACCCCCTTGAAGTCACCGCCGAGGAGCAGTTCGGGGTAGCCATCGCCATCCATGTCCGCGAATCGCGCGGAGAGCGCCGCCACCGGACCAACGCCGTTGAAGAGGCTGATCGCCTCGGTGACATCGGTGAAGGTGCCATCGCCGTTGTTGCGGAAGAGTCGATTGGGAGTGTTGCTCGCGGGGAATCGGAAGCCGCCAACGAAGAGGTCAAGATGACCATCGAGGTCGTAGTCACCGAACGCGCAGGTCCACGCGCTCTCGCCGGTCGGGTCGGCGAAGGCGACGCCGGCCTGCGCCGCCACCTCGGTGAAGGTGCCATTCCCGTTGTTGCGGTAGAGGCGATGGTGCCCGGGACCGAAGACCTGCCCGATGGGTCCGGCGCTCGTGATGAAGATGTCGGGCCAGCCATCGTTGTTGTAGTCACCCACGGCCACCGACTTTCCGCGATGCGGTCCGGTGATGCCCCACTCCGCCGAGCGATTGGTGAAGGTCCCGTCCCCGTTGTTGATGAACAGACGATCGGGAATGTTGTTGTTGCCTCCCGAGAGCATGATGAAGTCCATGTGGCCATCGCGATTGAAGTCACCGATGGCTCCGCCGCCCGCGTACTGGAACTGCACGAAGCCCGAGGTGAGATGGCTGGACGCAACGCCCGCCTGAAAGGTCTGGTTCGAGAATGAGAGAAGCGAGGGAGGTTGGGCCACCGCGCCGGTGGTCACGATGATCAATCCAGTCATCGCGGCGAGCAGCGCTGGGCCGATGAATGGTCGGCACACAAGCCTTCGGGACAAGGGCATCGAGGCGGAGATTGATCGCATGGTTCTCCGAGGGGCCGATCGCCAGCACCCGATGGATGAGGCGCATCTCTGAGCGTGACCGGAATGACGGTGCTCCAAGGATAGGACCTCACACTCGGCAGTCCAGCGCCACG
This region of Phycisphaeraceae bacterium genomic DNA includes:
- a CDS encoding HAD-IIIA family hydrolase; amino-acid sequence: MRRAVFLDRDGTLVDNDADLGDAAGVRLLAEVARGCALLCTAGWALVVVTNQGGVARGAYDEAAVDRVHAELERQLCEATGLPRVLDAFYHCPFHPEGVVPRYRREHPWRKPAPGMLLAAARDLDLDLAQCWMVGDAERDVLAGRSAGARTIRVADDPSSIRATTAADFVDRTLIDAAKRIDAASRADLRPRSTVRLRAKSDHALIDPTLRESVLSAARALAERTGVEVAHLAATPAGLEATLVGEEVIAVGFAAELRRTTEAWFRARTGETLWGER
- a CDS encoding 6-phosphofructokinase, which codes for MTPPSGIRRIGVLTGGGDCPGLNAVLRAVTKTAIFQHGIEVHGIEDGLLGLVEDRVRRLTASDVSGILTRGGTILGSNNRCNPKRHPVGKDAQGEVLFGDVTDRCVATVRAHGLDAVIVIGGDGTMSAAKHLVESGINVIGVPKTIDNDLVGTEITFGFLTAVDTATQALDRLHTTADSHHRVMVCEVMGRNAGWIALTSGVASGSDVILMPEIPFSFDAIVSEIDRRMTNGPGFAIVVVAEGARAAGGEQIVAMIDTLSPDPVRLGGIGAFVAREIQARIGVETRTTVLGHVQRGGTPIPADRVLGTHFGFMAIEALMSGKHGRMIARQGNVFCDVDLLVSANKQRLVPLDHPLVAAARALGTNFGDATRRTDSSTQPAVVV
- the lysS gene encoding lysine--tRNA ligase, whose amino-acid sequence is MSEAPRKSDDGQAGETASEVSVLVAARRAKLEALRRDLGIEPYGQRVDGLVDLATARSRFSEADHHAHTEAVAAAKNAAGAPGSVAAAISDPRQVVKVAGRIMQHRDLGKLIFIFLRDHSGDLQVSISRNEVDAAAWELAKHLDYGDLVVAEGPIGRTNKGEICVWAKSLSMHAKSLVPPPEKFHGLSDPEIRYRRRAMDMYANPETMRTFALRSRLVTSVRRFMSERGYLEVETPMMQPIAGGAAARPFVTHHNALGIPLFLRVAPELYLKRLLVGGMPKVFEINRNFRNEGVDRSHNPEFTMMEAYQAFGDCWTMLELTESLIHELAVEVASLGREAPDGAKAVAEGDGPVLPFGDLQINYARPFTRVKYGELFERQFGFPMEDERAVRAEAQRRHVSDAARKDHWFLVDQLFEDHAEHLVDRARPTFITDYPSAISPLTRPNRAVPHLAERWDLFIAGMEIGPAYTELNDPDIQLAKFTEQLAGIDEEAQTFRSLDEDFLEALRVGMPPAGGLGLGIDRVVMLLANQPSIRDVILFPLMRPQ
- a CDS encoding transglutaminase domain-containing protein, which gives rise to MIGHRLRRRAARLAWGGGAGQRVAPAGGVIAAKVRLVFLVGMVGMVCTAFMLSAAARAMDSGRTHATAEDQATVEWTITSDRWYRFTLNDEPCGSMRITTQTSADGALRRSASELRMRFRRAGSVVSMTLSSWFEETASGQPRQAMSRQAMGDQPVEQHFRFDTEDRNRVTVRSTQDGRSRESTLTLAPDGWLTPLVADRVAASRRSANSREFTVTTVDLSAGIQVVERRARLSGERRARLGDREIPVTVWEVTDSLNQVPSVEEWSSDGVLMRSVLVMPLGRVEATLVEKAEADAALKGAAAEVMVSTLVRPDRPIRDASGVAMARFRIRTIDGAAIELPESGAQRVSRLAPDQVEVTVDERLASPPSEEDRLSERYRRASVMIDSDDEAIQSLATRTLRSLRQADDERRVEALRSAVYRHIRRKGLDSAFATASETVRSRSGDCTEHAVLLAALLRAEGIPARVVMGLVYCQEFAGERDVFGWHMWTQALLERGWVDFDATLPAGLAFHGGHIASGVSALEHGAVDSEWVNLLGLLGNLQIEVIETERRDGRRSP
- a CDS encoding NAD(P)H-hydrate dehydratase, with amino-acid sequence MNEAPRSQRPAKESLAADIAPALRPPELPARDPHGHKGTFGTVVVIGGQAAAPRVMLGGPALTARAAFRAGCGLVALAMPEAILREALAVVPEATGVALPCGGDGAIEPARAAEVIDPHLTSAQAIAIGPGFGSATPQQQVVMRLISADLPPMVIDADALNCLSEVERFDLDFRASAILTPHPKEFARLAQRLDLGLSPDDAIEPARRPDAAARLAQRLGAVVILKGAPTVVSDGLRTWTASTVNPALATGGSGDVLTGIAASFVAQFHRAGVKAPVPRSTASAATGIARPGSASNTLDLFECARLAVWAHGRAADHWAARHGSAGLLAHELADLVPDVLAEERRSPSGLTGPAH
- a CDS encoding VCBS repeat-containing protein → MTTGAVAQPPSLLSFSNQTFQAGVASSHLTSGFVQFQYAGGGAIGDFNRDGHMDFIMLSGGNNNIPDRLFINNGDGTFTNRSAEWGITGPHRGKSVAVGDYNNDGWPDIFITSAGPIGQVFGPGHHRLYRNNGNGTFTEVAAQAGVAFADPTGESAWTCAFGDYDLDGHLDLFVGGFRFPASNTPNRLFRNNGDGTFTDVTEAISLFNGVGPVAALSARFADMDGDGYPELLLGGDFKGVSGFIGSRYFRNNGNGTFTDVTDASGTGDEENGMGQALLDIDNDGRLDWHVTSIYGPSFGWTGNKLYRNLGNHTFSEISGTAGTFDGGYAWGAVGVDFDHDGWEDIAEVGGDAQPNSPFYNIPARLWLNNGNGTFTESAAATNFNFVQKGRALLRFDYDNDGDQDVLIFRFNGVLTLLRNDLQHGPTTAWLRVFLDPKGAPGIAPDGIGAMVRVVTNGVTRVRMIDAGASFLGTSEFSAHFGLGSAAVAEEVTVRWPTGAETTLTNVALNRTITIAPSGLLCAADLNHNGMIDGADLAIVLGAWGSTGMPGIPGDVNRDGQVNGADIAQVLGGWGPCQ